Proteins from a genomic interval of Kribbella aluminosa:
- a CDS encoding deaminase, translating to MPDTDDRYWLERAIELSRSCPPSATAFSVGAIIVGDGEILATGYSRETDPHDHAEEVALAKLPPRDPRLRNAVIYTSLEPCSKRASRPRTCTERILAAGIPRVVLAWREPSIFVDCEGAELLGAAGVEVVEMPSLAEQVKDINAHLLTDRTD from the coding sequence ATGCCTGACACCGACGACCGCTACTGGCTCGAGCGGGCGATCGAGCTCTCCCGCTCCTGCCCGCCGTCGGCCACAGCATTCTCCGTCGGTGCAATCATCGTTGGCGACGGAGAGATCCTGGCCACCGGCTACTCGCGGGAGACCGACCCCCACGACCACGCCGAGGAGGTCGCCCTCGCGAAGCTCCCACCACGGGATCCTCGCCTCCGCAACGCTGTCATCTACACAAGCCTCGAACCGTGCAGCAAACGAGCCTCTCGCCCCCGGACCTGCACCGAGCGCATCCTCGCGGCCGGCATCCCTCGAGTCGTCCTTGCGTGGCGCGAACCCTCGATCTTCGTCGACTGCGAGGGCGCCGAACTGCTGGGGGCGGCCGGTGTGGAGGTGGTCGAGATGCCGTCACTGGCAGAGCAGGTCAAGGACATCAACGCCCATCTGCTTACTGACCGAACTGACTGA
- a CDS encoding RibD family protein produces the protein MAASIDGYIDDNTDERLLLSNDEDFDRVDEVRAGVDAILVGANTIRRDNPRLLVRSDDRRKRRVDAGQPESPIKVTISAGGDFDPASKFFSAGDVDKVVYVPTSAVGTATAAVGAVSNVVGTGEKVDLGFVLDDLGRRGVRRLMIEGGGTIHTQFLAAGLADEIHLVVAPFFVGDSTAPRFVGEATFPQSPANRMHLAEVKQIGDVVLLRYLPGHADDA, from the coding sequence GTGGCCGCCTCGATCGACGGCTACATCGACGACAACACCGATGAGCGCCTTCTGCTGTCGAACGACGAGGACTTCGATCGGGTCGACGAGGTCAGGGCGGGTGTCGATGCGATCCTCGTGGGGGCCAACACGATCCGCCGTGACAACCCGCGGCTGCTCGTTCGTTCCGACGACCGCCGCAAGCGTCGCGTGGACGCCGGTCAGCCCGAGTCCCCGATCAAGGTGACGATCAGCGCCGGCGGAGATTTCGACCCGGCATCGAAGTTCTTCTCCGCCGGCGACGTCGACAAGGTCGTCTACGTCCCGACGTCTGCGGTCGGCACAGCAACTGCTGCCGTCGGGGCCGTGAGCAACGTCGTCGGCACCGGCGAAAAGGTCGACCTCGGCTTCGTTCTCGACGATCTGGGGCGGCGTGGCGTGCGACGACTGATGATCGAGGGCGGCGGCACGATCCACACCCAGTTCCTGGCAGCCGGCCTTGCCGACGAGATCCACCTGGTGGTCGCGCCATTCTTCGTGGGTGACAGCACGGCGCCCCGCTTTGTCGGCGAGGCCACGTTCCCGCAGAGCCCCGCCAACCGCATGCACCTCGCCGAGGTGAAGCAAATCGGTGACGTGGTCCTTCTTCGCTACCTTCCCGGACACGCCGACGATGCCTGA